One genomic window of Cannabis sativa cultivar Pink pepper isolate KNU-18-1 chromosome 2, ASM2916894v1, whole genome shotgun sequence includes the following:
- the LOC115721096 gene encoding cytochrome c oxidase subunit 5C-2, translating to MAGHKVAHAVLKGPSVVKELCIGSVLALAAGSLWKMHHWNEQRKVRTFYDLLEKGEIGVVVQEE from the coding sequence ATGGCTGGACACAAGGTTGCTCATGCCGTCCTGAAAGGACCGAGTGTTGTCAAGGAGTTATGCATTGGATCGGTTCTTGCTTTGGCTGCAGGTAGCCTCTGGAAAATGCATCACTGGAATGAGCAGAGAAAAGTGAGGACTTTTTATGACTTGCTCGAGAAGGGTGAGATCGGTGTTGTGGTGCAGGAAGAGTAA
- the LOC115719199 gene encoding exonuclease DPD1, chloroplastic/mitochondrial isoform X1: MIIAPMNLSIFHGSRCRVNTLAHLWSGSLHSWTRRHITTSKLHDPKVPGIGGGNTKKWTRRPITTKTEGSINTPQTSKLSSIRHEVLDETISATSSSLSIGKTEISQFQKLQYCEVQKEESYESLANLLTIICFDIETTGFSRDSDCVIEIALQVLRGGKNSTFQTLVNPNKFVPNTKVHGITSSMVNRRDVPRMKDLIPILLQYVSSHQMPGGKVLLVAHNARTFDVPFLISEFSRCSIEVPSDWLFLDTLPLARELMKIEGSKKASQKDLMEHFQIKREGDAHRAESDVKGLTLILRRLTFDLKLSTLDLLERSFSASDLINQKKKKKPS; the protein is encoded by the exons ATGATCATAGCTCCCATGAATCTATCAATATTTCATGGTTCTAGATGTAGAGTCAATACTTTAGCTCATTTGTGGAGTGGAAGCCTCCATAGTTGGACTAGGAGGCACATCACTACCTCAAAGCTTCATGATCCCAAAGTCCCGGGGATTGGAGGAGGAAATACTAAGAAATGGACAAGAAGGCCTATAACAACAAAAACAGAAGGAAGTATTAATACCCCTCAAACCAGTAAACTTAGCAGCATTAGGCATGAAGTTTTAGATGAAACCATTTCAGCAACAAGTAGTTCTTTGAGTATTGGTAAAACTGAGATTAGTCAATTCCAAAAGCTTCAATATTGTGAAGTTCAGAAAGAAGAGAGTTATGAGAGTTTGGCCAATCTATTGACAATTATTTGTTTTGACATTGAAACAACTGGATTTAGCAGAGACAGTGATTGTGTCATTGAGATTGCACTTCAAGTTCTTCGTGGCGGTAAGAATAGTACTTTCCAGACATTGGTAAACCCGAATAAGTTTGTGCCAAATACTAAAGTTCATGGCATTACCTCAAGCATGGTCAACAGACGCGATGTTCCAAG GATGAAGGACTTGATACCAATCTTACTTCAGTATGTCAGTAGCCATCAAATGCCTGGAGGCAAGGTATTGTTGGTGGCACACAATGCTCGAACCTTTGATGTACCGTTTCTGATTAGCGAATTCAGTCGCTGCTCGATAGAAGTTCCTTCAGATTGGTTATTCCTTGACACCCTTCCTTTGGCACGCGAACTAATGAAAATTGAAG GATCAAAGAAGGCATCACAGAAAGATTTGATGGAACACTTTCAAATCAAAAGGGAAGGTGATGCTCATAGAGCTGAGTCAGATGTGAAAGGTTTGACATTAATTCTTCGAAGGCTTACCTTCGACTTGAAGCTTTCAACATTGGACCTTCTTGAAAGGTCTTTCAGTGCCTCGGACTTGATCaatcaaaagaagaagaagaaacccaGCTAG
- the LOC115719200 gene encoding superoxide dismutase [Cu-Zn] isoform X1 — translation MVKGVAVLNSSEGVKGTILFVQEGDGPTTVTGNVSGLKPGLHGFHVHALGDTTNGCMSTGPHFNPAGKEHGAPEDEHRHAGDLGNIIVGDDGTATFTIVDKQIPLCGSNSIIGRAVVVHADPDDLGKGGHELSKSTGNAGGRIACGKLIVVVSIEL, via the exons ATGGTGAAGGGAGTTGCTGTTCTTAACTCTAGCGAGGGTGTCAAAGGAACTATCCTCTTTGTCCAAGAAGGAGATG GGCCAACCACTGTGACCGGAAATGTTTCGGGTCTTAAGCCTGGCCTTCATGGTTTCCATGTCCATGCTCTTGGGGATACCACAAACGGTTGCATGTCAACTG GTCCACACTTCAATCCAGCTGGTAAAGAACACGGTGCCCCTGAAGATGAGCATCGCCATGCTGGTGATCTTGGAAACATCATTGTTGGTGATGATG GAACTGCTACTTTCACAATAGTTGACAAGCAA ATTCCTCTTTGTGGTTCAAACTCCATCATTGGTCGTGCTGTCGTCGTTCACGCTGATCCCGATGACTTGGGAAAGG GAGGACATGAGCTAAGCAAGAGCACTGGAAATGCTGGTGGCAGAATTGCTTGTGGTAAGTTGATAGTAGTAGTGTCAATTGAATTGTAA
- the LOC115719200 gene encoding superoxide dismutase [Cu-Zn] isoform X2, with product MVKGVAVLNSSEGVKGTILFVQEGDGPTTVTGNVSGLKPGLHGFHVHALGDTTNGCMSTGPHFNPAGKEHGAPEDEHRHAGDLGNIIVGDDGTATFTIVDKQIPLCGSNSIIGRAVVVHADPDDLGKGGHELSKSTGNAGGRIACGIIGLQG from the exons ATGGTGAAGGGAGTTGCTGTTCTTAACTCTAGCGAGGGTGTCAAAGGAACTATCCTCTTTGTCCAAGAAGGAGATG GGCCAACCACTGTGACCGGAAATGTTTCGGGTCTTAAGCCTGGCCTTCATGGTTTCCATGTCCATGCTCTTGGGGATACCACAAACGGTTGCATGTCAACTG GTCCACACTTCAATCCAGCTGGTAAAGAACACGGTGCCCCTGAAGATGAGCATCGCCATGCTGGTGATCTTGGAAACATCATTGTTGGTGATGATG GAACTGCTACTTTCACAATAGTTGACAAGCAA ATTCCTCTTTGTGGTTCAAACTCCATCATTGGTCGTGCTGTCGTCGTTCACGCTGATCCCGATGACTTGGGAAAGG GAGGACATGAGCTAAGCAAGAGCACTGGAAATGCTGGTGGCAGAATTGCTTGTG GTATTATTGGTCTTCAAGGATGA
- the LOC115719199 gene encoding exonuclease DPD1, chloroplastic/mitochondrial isoform X2 has product MIIAPMNLSIFHGSRCRVNTLAHLWSGSLHSWTRRHITTSKLHDPKVPGIGGGNTKKWTRRPITTKTEGSINTPQTSKLSSIRHEVLDETISATSSSLSIGKTEISQFQKLQYCEVQKEESYESLANLLTIICFDIETTGFSRDSDCVIEIALQVLRGGKNSTFQTLVNPNKFVPNTKVHGITSSMVNRRDVPRMKDLIPILLQYVSSHQMPGGKVLLVAHNARTFDVPFLISEFSRCSIEVPSDWLFLDTLPLARELMKIEAFEL; this is encoded by the exons ATGATCATAGCTCCCATGAATCTATCAATATTTCATGGTTCTAGATGTAGAGTCAATACTTTAGCTCATTTGTGGAGTGGAAGCCTCCATAGTTGGACTAGGAGGCACATCACTACCTCAAAGCTTCATGATCCCAAAGTCCCGGGGATTGGAGGAGGAAATACTAAGAAATGGACAAGAAGGCCTATAACAACAAAAACAGAAGGAAGTATTAATACCCCTCAAACCAGTAAACTTAGCAGCATTAGGCATGAAGTTTTAGATGAAACCATTTCAGCAACAAGTAGTTCTTTGAGTATTGGTAAAACTGAGATTAGTCAATTCCAAAAGCTTCAATATTGTGAAGTTCAGAAAGAAGAGAGTTATGAGAGTTTGGCCAATCTATTGACAATTATTTGTTTTGACATTGAAACAACTGGATTTAGCAGAGACAGTGATTGTGTCATTGAGATTGCACTTCAAGTTCTTCGTGGCGGTAAGAATAGTACTTTCCAGACATTGGTAAACCCGAATAAGTTTGTGCCAAATACTAAAGTTCATGGCATTACCTCAAGCATGGTCAACAGACGCGATGTTCCAAG GATGAAGGACTTGATACCAATCTTACTTCAGTATGTCAGTAGCCATCAAATGCCTGGAGGCAAGGTATTGTTGGTGGCACACAATGCTCGAACCTTTGATGTACCGTTTCTGATTAGCGAATTCAGTCGCTGCTCGATAGAAGTTCCTTCAGATTGGTTATTCCTTGACACCCTTCCTTTGGCACGCGAACTAATGAAAATTGAAG CTTTTGAATTATGA